TTCTCGCGAGGAGCTTTTGCGCAGTGCGTGGTCGTCGCTTTTAAAACTTGTCCCTGCTTATTTCGCGGCGGCCGTCGTCGGAATCTCTCTCGGAATTGTTTCGGGGTCTGTCCCTTGGATGGGCACTATGCTAAAGCCCATTTCACGATTCGCGGCCCCCATTCCGCCTAACGTTTACATCCCTTACGCCATCGCCATTTTGCCGACATTTTACTTGTCCTCTACTTTCATTATTTTCATTGCGGCCTTTTGGCCTATCTACTTGAACACGGCAGCCGGAGCTGCTGACATTCCTGAAAAGTACAAACGAAATGCCGCCATCATTGGAATTGGCAAATTTGAATATTTGTGGAGAATAGCCTTTGTCGCAAGCCTTCCGTCCATATTTTCTGGGCTTTCTGTAGGCATGGGGCTTTCGTTCATTATGCTTACTGTTGCAGAACTTTTTGGCGAAAATACAGGCCTTGGACACTTTGTGCAATTTTATGCAGACTATTCCGATTACCCCAACATGGTTGCCGGAATCCTTTGGACGGGCATTGTTGTCCTTGCGATTATGGAGTTATTTGAATTTGTGAAGCGCAAGGTTTTGTTCTGGACGAAGGCGAATTAAGTCGGCAAGTGTTATATTAACGTGCTTTTGGAAAACCCGGTTGCAGAATTTTGCAGCCGGGTATTTTGTATGGATTTTACAATCCGCAATACATCAGGTGAACGCCCTCGAATGCGGACAATCTAGTTGATGCACTGAAAAAGGCTTCGTCGATATCTTTAGGAGAAAGGTCGTGACAATATTGGATGCCCGATTTTTTCGCCAAATCGACAACTTGAGCGGGGTCGTAACCATCGACCATACACTCGCCGCACGATGCTGTTATTTGTTTTAAGCGGCTGATTTTGGTTGTGCTGTCCGCACTGTCCCGCTCTTTTTCGTAGTAATCGAATACTATTGCACTATTGGGGGCTGCAATCTTAGAAATTTCCGCAATCGTCTTGAAAAAGATCTCAATAGGAATGTAGTAGGACACACCGAGAATCGAAAAGACGGAGCGTTTTTTCGGATTAAAACCGGCGTTTGTCAATCTGCTGATGATGCTATCCTTGTTGAAATCGATTTCTACAAAGTGAACTTTGGGACGCCTCTTTGTGAAAAGTTGTCGCGTCCGCTCGATTTTGAAAACTTGTGTTTCGTACAGATCCAGTTCAAAGACGTCGACGTTTTGACTTTTGTTCCTAAGCGCAAAGGAATCTAGGCCCGCACCCAAGAGAACGTATTGCACGTCTCCTGTTTTCTGCTTGGCATCGACAATGTCTTCTGCAAATCGATTTCGTGGAAGAATGATGGGGAGAAGGTATTGATCGATAAAATCCTTAGCCGGGTAATCTTTGGGCTTCGACTTTTTTGCAGGAAGGAACTGCCTTGCAAGATTGCGTGCGTGGCGATATTCCTTTAAACCCACAAAATCCTGTGCAAATTCGTCTTCAAAAATTTTTTCACTTTTAGTGTGAGTGTGGACAGCTCGGGCAAGAGCGCATAAAAGCGCAGTTTTGCTAATCATAAACTTGTGCACTCTAATTAAAGATGAATTTTTATGTTATTTGTATAAACCTTTGCTGAAGTAACGATCGCCACGGTCTGGGGCTACAAAGACAATGTTTCCGCGAGCGCCCGATGCAATCAGTTTCTTGGCTGCTGCGAAAGCGCCGCCCGAAGAAGATCCCGCAAAAATTCCCTCTTTTTGCGCGAGTTCACGGGAACCACCGAAAGCGTCGTCATCGTTAATTTTGATGACGCGGTCCACAAGCGACATGTCCATAGTGTCTGCAATAAAATCGTTTCCGATTCCTTCGATGTTGTAGTCTCCATGTTCGCCACCGCCCATTGTAGAGCCTACAGGGTCAGCGAGCACGCCTTGGATTTTGGGGTTGCGTTCCTTGAGTGCCTTGAGAATGCCGCTAAATGTACCGCCGCTTCCTGCGCCTGCAACAACATAATCGACGTTGCCTTCGAGATCATCGTAAATTTCAGGTCCTGTCGTTTCATAATGGGCCCGCGGATTTGCCATGTTGTGGAATTGCCGGAGTGAAATGGAATCCGGAATTTGCTTCAGCAGTTCTTCTGCTTTCTTTTCTGCGCCGAGCATGCCTTCTTCACGCGGGGTGTTGATGAGTTCTGCGCCAAGCGCACGCAAAAGCGTCTGCTTTTCTTGCGAAAATTTTGTCGGTACTACAAAAATGACACGCACTCCGCGGTTCAATGCTGCAAATGCAATTCCAAGCCCGGTATTGCCTGCGGTTGCTTCGATAATCGTTCCGCCAGGTGTGAGCGTCCCTTTGGCGAACGCGTCTTCGACCATATAAAGGCCGGCGCGGTCTTTTACGCTGCCCGAAGGATTCCACAATTCAAGTTTTACGAATAAATTTACGCCTTCGGGAACACCAACATGATTCAATTTTACAAGCGGCGTTTTCCCAATGAGGGATTTCATGGATTCGTAGTAATGCATATAAATTTCTCCATTTAGATTGCTTCTGCCACATGTTGCTCGTTGCAAAATTGCCTATGGTTCCTTGCAATGACATGTATCGCAAAATTGAGGCAAACGTCATTGCGAGCGTAGCGAAGCAATCTATTATTGTTATGCTTGTGCCGCGTTGATGGCTTGGTTTACATCCGATATAATGTCATCAACTTTTTCAATGCCCACGGATAAGCGAATGAGCCCGTCAGTGATGCCGACTTTTTCGCGAATTTCCTTTGGGATAGATGCATGCGTCATTGTGGCTGGATGGCATACGAGGCTTTCGACGCCGCCCAAGCTTTCAGCAAGAGAAACGAGTTTTAGAGCTTTGAAGAATTTTTTGATATCGTAATTTTCACGAAGTTCGAACGAAATCATAGCGCCACCGTTCTTGGCCTGTTTCTTGTTGATTTCGTAGCCTTGTGCTGTCGGGAGTCCCGGATAATAAACGTGCTTTACGGCTTCGTGCTTTTCGAGATACTTTGCGATGGTTTCGGCATTTTCAGTATGGCGATCCAAGCGGACGCCAAGCGTCTTGATGCCGCGAATTAAGAGGAACGAATCAAAAGGTCCGAGTACAGCACCGGTTGCGTTCTGCGTAAAAGCGAGTCTTTCGGCAAGTTCCTTGGAATTGACAACAGCAAGGCCTGCCACCAAGTCGCTGTGACCGCCTAAATACTTTGTCGCAGAATGCACGACGATGTCGGCGCCCAATTCAATCGGACGCTGCAGATACGGCGTCATAAATGTGTTATCGACAATGGTCAAAATGTTGTGCTTCTTGGCAATTGCGGCAACGCCTGCCAAGTCTGTTACCGTCAAGAGCGGATTTGCAGGGCTTTCGACAAAGAACGCTTTCACATCGGGTGTTATTTTGGATTCAAGCGATTTCAAATCGGTCGTGTCTTCGAAGGAATAAGTAATTCCGAGATTCTTGAAAACTTTGTCCAAAACGCGGAAAGTGCCGCCATAGACATTGCTCGAAATGATGATGCGGTCTCCTTGCTTAAAAAGCGAAAGGACGGTTGTTGTTGCAGCCATGCCGCTTGCAAATGCAAAGCCTGCGACTCCTCCTTCGAGTTCTGCAATCAGCGCTTCCAATGCTGCGCGCGTCGGGTTCCCTGTGCGGGAATATTCCCAACCCGTGTTTTCACCAAGGCCTGCCTGCTTGTAGGTGGAAGTCTGGTAGATAGGGACGTTTACAGCTCCTGTAGTTTTGTCGCCATCAATGCCGCCGTGAATGAGTTTTGTTTCGATATTGTTGAAGTTTGACATAAGATAATAATCTCCTATGACGCTATTAAATGCTAGCGCCTTTGTGGTTTAAATTTTTTTTGAATAAAAAAATCCCGCTACGGAACATAAAACCGAGCGGGAATCTGTTTAAAAGAATAGCCTAAAAACTAGATGCCCGTCCGACATCGACAACAACAAGCGAAATTTAAGCTATTGAACGGGAAATTCATTTTTTATATCCTATTTCTTTTGTGGGTTAATTTAGATAAAGCCTTTCGTTTTGGCAAGAGATTTCTTTATACTATTTTTCTGGAACTGGCAATAATGATTTTCTATAGCCGTTTTGTTGTTGCGTTTTTTTGAATTTGAATCTCAGCTGAAATTGGTTGCTTAAACAAAAAATCTCCTGCGGAAAAAATTCCCGCAGGAGAAACCATGTCAAAAAAAATTGTTTATCTTGCGCCTTCCGGCTTCAAGAACTTGTCTGTATCTTGTTCGTACCACCACTTGGTATAGGGTAACTTGATTCGAGCGGCAAGACTCTTTTCAAAGCTACGGTTCTTGATGGTATCGAGGATGCTCTTGGCAAAGTTGAGTGTTCCTTCGTATCCGAAAATCATGTATTCATCGGCGACGAAAAGCGCTGCGTAACCCTGCTTGATGGCCCATACAGTTGAACCTGGATGACGGCTAAAGTAAATATCCGGCTTGTGATAGTTCAACACGCTCATCACTTCGTAGTTTTGTTGGTCAGCCACAGTGAGCTTGAGCCCCTTTGGCGATGTCTTCAGCAAATGTTCGAGTGCTGGCGGAATCTGGCCGTTATCGTACTTGTAGTCATAATGCCAAGCAAGACCGTGAACCACTTCCATGCCGAGTTCCTGCAATACGCGCGAAACTTCGTAGGTGTAGCCCGGGCCCATACCGATCACGGCGCGGAGACCCTTGAGTTCCCTCTTGACTTCTTCGATTTGCGGCAAGTAAATGGCGCGCTGGCGCTCGATATAACGTTCCACTTCGGCTTCCTTGCCAATCGTTTTGCCGATAGCGCGGAACCAAGTTTCAAAACCGGTAATGCCGTTCGGGTTAATTGTACGCACATACGGTACACCATAAGTTTCTTCGAGGGCGTTGCCGAGGTAGGTGCCGAGCGTTCCGCAAATGCAAACCATTGCTTGGGCTTCGCTCAAGTGCGAAAGTTCTTCGACCGTGGAGTTGCAATAAACGAATTGCGGTTCTGCTCCGATTTCCTTGAAAAGTTCCGTAATTTGCGGACGTGCGCTTTCAAAGAAGTTCTTGAAGATAATCTTGTTATTCTTCTTCTCAGGCGGTTTCACGA
The window above is part of the Fibrobacter succinogenes genome. Proteins encoded here:
- a CDS encoding ABC transporter permease translates to MKYLSKFSGFLFLLFLLGIWTFISSGPEWSSQYLFPSPKAVLTALFNSREELLRSAWSSLLKLVPAYFAAAVVGISLGIVSGSVPWMGTMLKPISRFAAPIPPNVYIPYAIAILPTFYLSSTFIIFIAAFWPIYLNTAAGAADIPEKYKRNAAIIGIGKFEYLWRIAFVASLPSIFSGLSVGMGLSFIMLTVAELFGENTGLGHFVQFYADYSDYPNMVAGILWTGIVVLAIMELFEFVKRKVLFWTKAN
- a CDS encoding class I SAM-dependent methyltransferase, translating into MISKTALLCALARAVHTHTKSEKIFEDEFAQDFVGLKEYRHARNLARQFLPAKKSKPKDYPAKDFIDQYLLPIILPRNRFAEDIVDAKQKTGDVQYVLLGAGLDSFALRNKSQNVDVFELDLYETQVFKIERTRQLFTKRRPKVHFVEIDFNKDSIISRLTNAGFNPKKRSVFSILGVSYYIPIEIFFKTIAEISKIAAPNSAIVFDYYEKERDSADSTTKISRLKQITASCGECMVDGYDPAQVVDLAKKSGIQYCHDLSPKDIDEAFFSASTRLSAFEGVHLMYCGL
- a CDS encoding PLP-dependent cysteine synthase family protein, which codes for MHYYESMKSLIGKTPLVKLNHVGVPEGVNLFVKLELWNPSGSVKDRAGLYMVEDAFAKGTLTPGGTIIEATAGNTGLGIAFAALNRGVRVIFVVPTKFSQEKQTLLRALGAELINTPREEGMLGAEKKAEELLKQIPDSISLRQFHNMANPRAHYETTGPEIYDDLEGNVDYVVAGAGSGGTFSGILKALKERNPKIQGVLADPVGSTMGGGEHGDYNIEGIGNDFIADTMDMSLVDRVIKINDDDAFGGSRELAQKEGIFAGSSSGGAFAAAKKLIASGARGNIVFVAPDRGDRYFSKGLYK
- a CDS encoding PLP-dependent aspartate aminotransferase family protein → MSNFNNIETKLIHGGIDGDKTTGAVNVPIYQTSTYKQAGLGENTGWEYSRTGNPTRAALEALIAELEGGVAGFAFASGMAATTTVLSLFKQGDRIIISSNVYGGTFRVLDKVFKNLGITYSFEDTTDLKSLESKITPDVKAFFVESPANPLLTVTDLAGVAAIAKKHNILTIVDNTFMTPYLQRPIELGADIVVHSATKYLGGHSDLVAGLAVVNSKELAERLAFTQNATGAVLGPFDSFLLIRGIKTLGVRLDRHTENAETIAKYLEKHEAVKHVYYPGLPTAQGYEINKKQAKNGGAMISFELRENYDIKKFFKALKLVSLAESLGGVESLVCHPATMTHASIPKEIREKVGITDGLIRLSVGIEKVDDIISDVNQAINAAQA
- a CDS encoding nitrogenase component 1, yielding MPFNFKNANVGVRENRLGSITGFSGDLDTLAHRSQCGSIKNRERCFSQSSSCLSGCALDQLISIRNVAVVYHAPAGCVALAQGEDVKFRQLAERINEKTNSVYVCTDLNENDTVFGAIEALRKATQYTYEKFHPEAIFLSSSCVSGVIGEDVDGLADELADEYDIPIIPIHCEGFKSRIWASGFDIADHAVLQGIVKPPEKKNNKIIFKNFFESARPQITELFKEIGAEPQFVYCNSTVEELSHLSEAQAMVCICGTLGTYLGNALEETYGVPYVRTINPNGITGFETWFRAIGKTIGKEAEVERYIERQRAIYLPQIEEVKRELKGLRAVIGMGPGYTYEVSRVLQELGMEVVHGLAWHYDYKYDNGQIPPALEHLLKTSPKGLKLTVADQQNYEVMSVLNYHKPDIYFSRHPGSTVWAIKQGYAALFVADEYMIFGYEGTLNFAKSILDTIKNRSFEKSLAARIKLPYTKWWYEQDTDKFLKPEGAR